The following proteins come from a genomic window of Platichthys flesus chromosome 1, fPlaFle2.1, whole genome shotgun sequence:
- the lmnl3 gene encoding lamin L3, with the protein MASATSTPFPTSGRSSRNTSRRSAAAGLSASSISPSRLSRIHEKDELRQLNDRLANYIQRVQELESERSSMLGQLEEKDESTRREMGNVRRLYEQELADVRSSLDGLAGERARLQIDYGNLREDNRKLQARNQKKEGDLANALAQWRRLEATLSSKDAECTKLLSEHKRLQDDFTDLQGQLENVEGDMSETKNQLNSEILRRVELENQVQTLKEQLELQGNVSEQEVLEIRSRYESRLVEMDTGRQRDFESKLSETMQHLRQDYDVQLQQYKADLDKTFSSKLENAQQAALEKNYVMSTTKDELVSTRHRIESLSLQLQQYQKDKMELEIRSQELERTLDREREVWQQKLCEKEQDLLDMRSQMNSKLEDYENLLDVKLALDMEINAYRKMLEVEEQRLQLSPSPSQHSLIPRTHEHSSRKIRGKKRKHEGASGNSPAYKMSSRSTNHGPVSVVEVDMDGKYVRLKNNSDTGQPLGGWVVRRIYPLSEDIFFHIPSSCVLAGWQILTIWAAGAEMEADSGDLVLQGHRSWGPISDVRVVLLNPNHEEMSERRVWMTNRGDEEKELEFEEFVAGSDIQHFQRKDLSKETNCAVM; encoded by the exons ACCAGCGGCCGCTCCAGCCGCAACACATCCCGCCGCAGCGCAGCCGCCGGACTGTCCGCTTCCAGCATCAGCCCGTCCCGCCTGTCCCGCATACACGAGAAAGATGAGCTTCGACAACTCAACGACCGCCTCGCCAACTACATCCAGCGGGTCCAGGAACTGGAAAGCGAGCGCTCCTCCATGCTggggcagctggaggagaaggacgaGTCGACTAGACGGGAGATGGGCAACGTGCGGCGGCTTTACGAGCAGGAGCTGGCTGATGTCAGAAGCTCCCTGGACGGCCTGGCCGGGGAGAGGGCCCGTTTGCAAATCGACTACGGGAACCTGCGCGAGGACAACAGGAAACTTCAGGCCAG GAACCAGAAGAAGGAGGGTGATCTGGCGAATGCTTTGGCCCAGTGGAGGAGACTTGAGGCGACGCTGAGCTCCAAAGATGCTGAATGCACAAAGCTGCTCTCTGAGCACAAGAGACTCCAGGATGACTTTACTGACCTGCAGGGCCAGCTGGAAAAC GTGGAGGGTGACATGTCGGAGACCAAGAACCAGCTGAACTCAGAGATCCTGAGAAGGGTGGAGCTGGAGAACCAGGTGCAGACACTCAAAGAGCAGCTAGAACTCCAGGGGAATGTCAGTGAGCAG GAGGTCTTGGAGATCCGAAGCCGGTACGAGAGCCGCTTGGTGGAGATGGACACGGGAAGACAGAGAGACTTTGAGAGTAAACTGTCTGAAACAATGCAGCATCTACGCCAGGACTATGACGTTCAGCTTCAGCAGTATAAAGCAGACCTCGACAAGACCTTCAGTTCAAAG TTAGAGAATGCCCAGCAAGCTGCACTGGAGAAAAACTATGTTATGTCAACCACCAAAGACGAACTAGTCAGCACAAGGCACAGAATAGAGAGCCTCAGCCTCCAACTCCAGCAGTACCAGAAAGAT AAAATGGAGCTTGAGATCCGCTCTCAGGAGCTTGAGAGGACTttggacagggagagggaggtctGGCAGCAGAAACTGTGTGAGAAGGAGCAGGATCTGCTGGACATGAGGAGTCAGATGAACAGCAAGCTAGAAGACTACGAGAACCTGCTTGACGTCAAGCTTGCTCTAGACATGGAGATCAATGCTTACAGGAAGATGCTTgaagtggaggagcagag ATTGCAGCTGTCACCTAGCCCCTCCCAGCACTCTCTCATTCCTCGAACCCATGAACACAGCAGCCGCAAAATCAGAGGGAAAAAACGAAAACACGAGGGAGCGTCTGGCAACTCGCCTGCCTACAAAATGTCCAGTCGATCAACAAACCATGGTCCTGTGAGCGTGGTAGAAGTTGACATGGATGGAAAATATGTCAGATTGAAGAACAACAGTGACACA GGACAGCCACTTGGGGGTTGGGTAGTTCGGAGGATTTATCCACTCTCTGAAGACATTTTCTTCCACATCCCCTCCTCCTGTGTCCTGGCTGGCTGGCAGATACTCACA ATCTgggcagcaggagcagaaatGGAGGCCGACTCTGGGGACCTGGTTCTGCAGGGCCACAGGAGCTGGGGCCCCATTTCTGATGTAAGGGTGGTCCTCCTGAACCCAAACCATGAG GAGATGTCTGAGCGCAGGGTGTGGATGACGAACAGAGGGGACGAGGAAAAGGAGCTGGAGTTTGAAGAATTTGTCGCAGGCAGTGACATCCAGCATTTTCAGAGAAAG GATCTATCTAAAGAGACAAACTGCGCTGTCATGTGA
- the zgc:158785 gene encoding E3 ubiquitin-protein ligase MARCHF3, translating to MAPCIPDMTGEEPVGLWVMSPVGEVKLLPEGARLKEERHNCDQEVTCYHTETPSEVSAALTDSVCAEELFCRICHEDGTSGELLSPCECSGSLAMVHRACLEQWLTTSNSSHCELCHHQYALEQLPNLLTEWLCAPSMQQQRRTLCGDAVCFLFITPLASLSGWLCVQGAMDLYYTNGMEALGLLVLTLALFTIYVFWTLVSVRYHMHLFKTWKKTDQRVRLQIPLSGHITHNQQTLSVNSLGKTTDKATMV from the exons ATGGCCCCTTGTATACCAGACATGACAGGAGAGGAACCCGTTGGCCTATGGGTGATGAGCCCAGTAGGGGAGGTCAAGTTACTGCCTGAAGGAGCCAGGCTGAAGGAGGAACGCCACAATTGCGATCAAGAAGTAACGTGCTATCATACAGAGACACCCAGTGAGGTGTCTGCAGCACTCACGGACAG TGTGTGTGCTGAGGAGCTGTTCTGCAGGATCTGCCATGAAGACGGGACTTCAGGGGAACTGCTGTCCCCCTGCGAGTGCTCTGGTAGCCTGGCCATGGTGCACCGGGCCTGCCTTGAGCAATGGCTCACCACATCCAACAGCAGCCACTGTGAACTCTGCCACCACCAGTATGCACTCGAGCAATTGCCGAATCTTCTCACTGAG TGGTTGTGTGCTCCATctatgcagcagcagaggaggacatTGTGTGGTGATGCAGTATGTTTCCTGTTCATCACGCCACTGGCCAGCCTGTCAGGATGGCTGTGTGTTCAGGGAGCCATGGACCTCTATTACACTAATGGCATGGAGGCCTTGGGGCTGCTGGTCCTCACCCTGGCTCTGTTTACCATATATGTCTTCTGGACCCTG GTATCTGTGCGCTACCACATGCATCTGTTCAAGACATGGAAGAAAACTGACCAGAGAGTGCGACTGCAGATTCCCTTGTCCGGCCACATTACACACAACCAACAGACCCTGTCCGTAAACAGCCTCGGCAAAACCACCGACAAAGCGACTATGGTGTAA